The following proteins are encoded in a genomic region of Verrucomicrobiota bacterium:
- the fliN gene encoding flagellar motor switch protein FliN, which translates to MSTTAENIPSLEFLLDVPIKLTVELGGCQISMRDLLQLNVGSVVQLDKSANASVDLYVNQKLVARGEVVVVEDNFGIKITEIMSKTAGT; encoded by the coding sequence ATGAGCACGACCGCCGAAAACATTCCGAGTCTGGAGTTCCTCCTGGATGTGCCCATCAAACTGACGGTCGAGCTGGGCGGTTGCCAGATCTCCATGCGGGATCTGTTGCAGTTGAACGTCGGCTCCGTCGTCCAGTTGGACAAGTCGGCCAACGCGTCCGTGGACCTTTACGTGAACCAAAAACTGGTGGCTCGCGGAGAAGTCGTCGTGGTGGAAGACAATTTTGGGATTAAGATTACCGAGATCATGTCCAAAACCGCGGGAACATGA